In a genomic window of Hyphomonas sp.:
- a CDS encoding aldo/keto reductase: protein MQQVTIGQDGRRVGVLGFGCWRFAGHDLAEAETLIETALDLGMTLVDTADIYGFGGEGFGAAETLLGRVLSAAPARRERMFLASKGGIIPPVPYNSSRAYLIAACEASLARLGVEQIDLYQIHRPDLLTPWEEVAGALDALMAEGKIASVGVSNFTVAQTRALQAHLGAKIVSTQPEFSALHRQPLEDGTLDWCQETGAAALVWSPLAGGRLGETYLPQPEDPPMLGAVQETLDRIAALYDVRRSDVALAFLLKHPARPIVLLGTQRPERLAAARQALAVPLSRQQWYSILEAARGAPMP, encoded by the coding sequence ATGCAGCAGGTCACGATCGGACAGGACGGGCGCCGTGTGGGCGTTCTGGGCTTCGGCTGCTGGCGCTTTGCCGGTCATGATCTGGCCGAGGCCGAAACCCTGATCGAGACGGCGCTGGATCTGGGCATGACGCTGGTCGACACGGCCGACATTTACGGGTTTGGCGGCGAAGGCTTCGGTGCAGCGGAAACGCTGCTGGGCCGCGTGCTGAGCGCCGCGCCCGCCCGGCGCGAGCGGATGTTCCTGGCCAGCAAGGGCGGGATCATCCCGCCGGTGCCCTACAATTCAAGCCGGGCCTATCTGATCGCGGCATGCGAGGCCTCGCTGGCGCGGCTGGGCGTGGAGCAGATCGACCTCTACCAGATTCACCGGCCGGACCTGCTGACTCCATGGGAAGAGGTGGCCGGAGCACTGGATGCGCTGATGGCAGAGGGCAAGATCGCCTCTGTCGGCGTGTCCAATTTCACCGTCGCGCAGACCCGCGCATTGCAGGCGCATCTCGGCGCGAAGATCGTCAGCACGCAGCCGGAATTCTCCGCCCTTCACCGGCAGCCTCTTGAAGACGGCACGCTGGACTGGTGCCAGGAAACCGGCGCGGCGGCGCTGGTCTGGTCGCCGCTGGCAGGCGGCAGGCTGGGCGAGACCTATCTGCCGCAGCCGGAGGACCCGCCCATGCTGGGTGCGGTGCAGGAAACTCTCGACCGGATCGCGGCCCTGTATGATGTGCGGCGCAGCGATGTGGCGCTGGCCTTCCTGCTGAAACATCCGGCGCGTCCCATTGTGCTGCTGGGCACGCAGCGGCCGGAGCGGCTGGCGGCAGCCAGACAGGCCCTGGCCGTCCCCCTCAGCCGCCAGCAATGGTACAGCATTCTGGAAGCCGCCCGCGGCGCGCCGATGCCATGA
- the gap gene encoding type I glyceraldehyde-3-phosphate dehydrogenase, with amino-acid sequence MAVRVAINGFGRIGRLVLRSIIEHDRKDIEVVAINDLGPVATNAHLLQYDSIHGRLNQTVEVDGDTIIVGDRKFLCTAVRDPADLPHAELDIDIAMECTGIFADKEKASAHLKAGAKRVLVSAPATNADKTIVYGVNHSTLTKDDLVVSNASCTTNCLSPVAKVLNDTVGIKRGYMTTVHSYTGDQPTLDRMHKDLYRGRAAAMSMIPTSTGAAKAVGLVLPELKGKLDGSAVRVPTPNVSMIDLVFDAGKPTTVEEVNTAIKAAADGPMKGVLGYTDKPLVSSDFNHDPHSSTFALDQTQVIEGTMVRVLSWYDNEWGFATRMSDTALAMSKLI; translated from the coding sequence ATGGCCGTTCGCGTTGCAATCAATGGTTTTGGCCGCATTGGCCGTCTCGTCCTGCGTTCCATCATCGAGCATGACCGCAAGGACATCGAAGTCGTTGCCATCAACGACCTTGGCCCCGTCGCCACCAATGCCCACCTTCTGCAGTATGACTCCATTCATGGCCGGTTGAACCAGACGGTTGAAGTCGATGGCGACACGATCATCGTCGGCGACCGCAAATTCCTCTGCACCGCCGTGCGTGACCCGGCCGACCTGCCGCATGCCGAACTGGACATCGATATCGCGATGGAATGTACCGGCATCTTCGCCGACAAGGAAAAGGCTTCCGCCCACCTGAAGGCTGGCGCCAAGCGCGTCCTGGTCTCCGCTCCGGCCACCAATGCCGACAAGACCATCGTCTATGGCGTGAACCATTCCACCCTGACCAAGGATGACCTCGTCGTCTCCAACGCGTCCTGCACCACGAACTGCCTGTCGCCGGTCGCAAAGGTCCTAAACGACACGGTCGGCATCAAGCGCGGCTACATGACGACGGTCCACTCCTATACCGGCGACCAGCCGACGCTGGACCGCATGCACAAGGACCTCTATCGCGGTCGCGCGGCTGCCATGTCCATGATCCCGACCTCGACCGGCGCGGCCAAGGCTGTCGGCCTCGTCCTGCCGGAACTCAAGGGCAAGCTCGATGGCTCCGCCGTGCGCGTCCCGACGCCGAACGTCTCGATGATCGACCTGGTCTTCGATGCCGGAAAGCCGACCACGGTCGAGGAAGTGAACACCGCCATCAAGGCGGCCGCGGACGGCCCGATGAAAGGTGTGCTCGGCTACACCGACAAGCCGCTCGTCTCCTCAGACTTCAACCACGATCCGCACTCGTCCACCTTCGCGCTCGACCAGACGCAGGTCATTGAGGGCACGATGGTCCGCGTCCTGTCCTGGTATGACAATGAATGGGGCTTCGCGACCCGGATGAGCGATACCGCGCTCGCCATGTCGAAGCTGATCTAG
- the pgk gene encoding phosphoglycerate kinase: MSSFKRLADAGDLTGKTALVRVDFNVPMENGLVTDDTRLRAAVDTVQTLRTQGAKVALLAHFGRPKGERVAEMSLAPVAGAFGKVLGSNVSFIADCKGEHVKQAIAELEPAGVILLENTRYYAGEEKGDPALAKEIAELGDLYVNDAFSAAHRNHVSTAVLATLLPAYAGVNMEAELDALDKALGTPERPVLAVVGGAKVSSKIDLLKNLVTKVDSLAIGGGMANTFLAAQGISVGKSLCEHDLADTAREIMQVAEQNQCEILLPVDVVVAKDFKAHAENRTCSADDVAEDEMILDAGVKTVAKLVAAMGASKTLVWNGPLGAFELTPFDKATVAAAQAAGIRAKDGKLVAVAGGGDTVAALNHADAASDFTFVSTAGGAFLEWMEGKALPGVEALKA, from the coding sequence ATGTCCAGCTTCAAACGCCTTGCCGATGCCGGTGACCTGACCGGCAAGACCGCCCTTGTCCGCGTCGACTTCAATGTGCCCATGGAAAACGGCCTCGTCACGGATGATACCCGTCTGCGCGCCGCCGTGGACACGGTGCAGACCCTGCGGACCCAAGGCGCGAAAGTGGCCCTTCTGGCGCATTTCGGCCGTCCGAAAGGCGAGCGCGTGGCAGAGATGAGCCTTGCCCCCGTGGCAGGCGCGTTCGGCAAAGTGCTCGGCTCCAATGTCAGCTTCATCGCCGACTGCAAGGGTGAGCACGTCAAGCAGGCCATTGCCGAGTTGGAACCGGCCGGCGTGATCCTGTTGGAGAACACCCGCTATTATGCCGGTGAGGAAAAAGGCGATCCGGCGCTCGCGAAAGAAATCGCGGAGCTGGGCGACCTCTACGTCAACGACGCCTTCTCGGCGGCTCACCGCAACCATGTCTCGACCGCCGTCCTGGCAACCCTCCTGCCCGCCTATGCCGGTGTGAACATGGAGGCCGAACTGGACGCGCTGGACAAGGCGCTCGGCACGCCGGAACGCCCCGTCCTCGCCGTGGTCGGCGGCGCAAAGGTCTCCTCCAAGATCGACCTGCTGAAGAACCTCGTGACGAAAGTGGACTCGCTCGCCATCGGCGGCGGCATGGCCAACACCTTCCTGGCCGCGCAGGGCATCAGCGTCGGCAAGTCCCTGTGCGAACATGATCTCGCCGACACCGCGCGCGAGATCATGCAGGTGGCCGAGCAGAACCAATGCGAGATCCTGCTGCCGGTCGATGTTGTCGTGGCGAAGGATTTCAAGGCCCATGCCGAGAACCGCACCTGCTCAGCCGATGATGTTGCCGAAGACGAAATGATCCTCGATGCCGGCGTGAAAACCGTCGCCAAGCTGGTCGCCGCAATGGGGGCTTCGAAGACGCTGGTCTGGAACGGCCCGCTCGGCGCCTTCGAGCTGACGCCCTTCGACAAGGCAACCGTGGCCGCCGCCCAGGCGGCCGGCATTCGCGCGAAGGACGGCAAGCTGGTCGCAGTCGCAGGGGGCGGAGATACTGTCGCCGCGCTCAATCATGCCGACGCCGCAAGCGACTTCACCTTCGTCTCGACCGCGGGTGGCGCGTTCCTCGAATGGATGGAAGGCAAGGCCCTTCCCGGCGTCGAGGCCCTGAAGGCCTGA